TAAACCTAAATTTGCATATAAAGTATTTATTACTTTTTTATTAATTCTAATTTTTATGTCAATAATAGTTAATGTTTTTTCATATCAAATTACTTCAATTTTAGCTTATGGATTTAGTGAAGAAGCTAAAAAATTAGCAGCCCCTCTTGTTGGACTTAATTTTTGGTATTTAGATTTAATTTTTATAGTTACATTTTTTGCAAGTTTATTACAATACAAAAATCACTTTGCAACTACTGCATTCTCTACTGCACTTCTTAATATATCGATGATAGTAGCCCTTATAATTTCAAAAGATTTACCAAAAGAAAAAATTATTTGGTATTTAAGTTATGGTGTTTTAATTGGTGGAATTTTACAAGTAATAGCTCATTTAATCGCTGCTAAATATAAAGGAATTTTAAAACTTTTATATATTGGTTTTTTAAGCAAAAAAAAGGTAGATTTATCTACCTTTAAAAAACATTTTTTACCATCAGTTTTTGGTAACTCTACTGCACACATATCAGCATTTATTGATACTTGGCTTGCAAGTTTTTTAACTGCTGGAAGCATTAGTTATTTATATTATGCTAATAGACTTTTTCAACTCCCATTTGCTCTTTTTGCAATTGCAACTTCAATTGTACTTTTTCCTAAAATTACAAAAGCTATCTCAAAAGAAAATTTTGACGAAGCTAAAATACTAATGAAAAAAAGTTTTTGGTATTTATTATATGCTTTAAGCTTAGCTTTAATTGTAACTATTATTGCAAATAAGGAAATAGTAAGTATTTTATTTGAAAGAGGAGAATTTACAAGCAAAGATACTCAAATTACAGCAGTTGTATTAATAATGTATATGATTGGAATTATTCCTTTTGGACTTAATAAACTTTTTAGTAGCTATTTATATGCAACACATAAACATCTAAAAGCTGCAAAATTTTCTGCAATTTCTTTAATAGTAAATATAATTTTTTCTATTATACTAATTTTTCCCCTTAAAGTTTATGGACTTGCACTTGCAAGTAGTATTGGAGGAATTGTTTTATTTTTTTTAACTCTTAAAGAGTATGGATATAAAGAGTTTTTAGAGTTTTTTGAAAAGAAATATATTTTTTTAATGTTAATTGTTATAATTCTTTCAATTATATTTGGGATAGGATTTAAAGAAATTATTTTATTAATAAAGGGATAGTATGAAAATTTATGATTCACACTTAAAAGAAAAGGTAGAATTTATTCCAATAAAAGAAAAAGAAGTTAGAATTTATGTTTGCGGTCCAACGGTATATGATGATGCACATTTAGGACACGCAAGAAGTTCAATTAGTTTTGATTTATTAAGAAGGACATTAGAGTGTTTAGGATATCAAGTTACTTTTGTAAAAAACTTTACAGATATTGATGATAAGATAATTAAAAAAATGAATGAAACAAAAAAAAGTTTAAAAGAAATAACTGAATATTATATAAAAAGATACCTTGAAGATATGGATGCACTTAATGTAAAAAGAGCTGATATTGAACCAAAAGCAACTCAGTCACTTGAAGCAATGTTTGAAATAATTCAAATACTACTTGATAAAGGATATGCTTATAAACTTCCAAATGGAGATATTTATTTTGATGTTAGTAAAGATGAAGAGTATTGTAAGTTATCAAATAAATGCCAAGATGATGAGGTTGTCCATAGAGTAGAAATTGAAGGCAAAAAAAATCCAGCTGATTTTGCTTTGTGGAAAGCTTGTAAGGGTGAAAGTGATGTATGTTTTGATTCTCCATTTGGAAAAGGAAGACCTGGATGGCATATAGAATGTAGTGCTATGATTAAAAAGCATATTGCTTATGATGGAGAGTATGAAATTGATATTCATGGAGGTGGGGCTGATTTGTTTTTTCCACATCACGAAAATGAAGAAGCTCAAAGCCACTGCGCATATGGAGGACACCTTGCAAAATATTGGATGCATAATGGATTTGTACAAATTAATGGGGAAAAGATGAGCAAATCTCTTGGTAATAGCTTTTTTATAAAAGATGCACTAAAACACTACTCAGGAGAAGTTTTAAGATTTTATTTAATGTCTACTCATTATAGAGCACCTCTTAATTTTAGCGAAGAAGATTTAATTGCAAGTAAAAAAAGACTTGATAAATTATATAGACTAAAAAAAAGAATCTATGGTGTAAGTAAAAAACAACAAGATAAAAGTTTTGAAGAGAACCTACTAAATGCTATGAGTGATGATTTAAATATCTCAAAAGCCTTAGCAGTAGTTGATGAATTTATAAAAGATGCAAATGAAAATTTAGATAAAAATCCAAAAGACAAAATTTTAAAACAAAAAATTGTTAGTAATATTGAATTTATAAATAAACTTCTTGGAGTTGGTGGTAGTGATGCATATGAATATTTTCAAACTGGAATTGATGAAGAGACTAAGAAAAAAATAGAAGAATTAATTGCTAAAAGAAGCGAAGCTAAAAAAGAGAAAAATTTTGAGTTAGCAGATAAAATAAGAGATGAATTAAAAAAGATGGGAATATCTATTCAAGACACTCCAAATGGCACAAAATGGGAGAGAGTTTAATTATTTTTTATTAGTCTCTTTTTTTCTTCTACAACTTCTGTATCTATTATTTCTGAATCATAAATTTCATTATTCTCAACTATTATTGTAAAAAATCCAAGTAAGACTAAAAGCCAACCTATTTCACTAATAATCATACCTATTCCAAAAATAACTAAAATTGCCCCAATTACAATAAAATATCCTGCATATTTAAAAAAATTATTTTTATAAATTACTGACAATTTATCAAAAGACTTTTTAAAATAAACAGCACTTATAATATTTAAAACATAAAAAATGAACAAATAAATAAGCATTGAAAATGTAAGTGGAATAAAAGGATTTTGCGAAAATATTGCTAATAAAGAACTTACAATAAAAGCAAGCAATTTAAAATAAAAAAGGAAACTTGCAATAATATTTAAAACAACTCCAATAATAAAATCACTAAATGCATTTGTATCTTTAATTGCAATTGAAATTAAAACAAAACCTATTAACAAAAAAAAGACTGACACTGTTGGCAAAATAGAAAGCATAATCAATGCACTTCCAACAATTCCTAATATTTTATTACTCATTACTTTCCTTTATTATTTAATGTATAATTTTAACAAAAAAGGTTTTAAAATGAATATTTTTGATAAAATAAAGCCTCTTATATATAAAACCGACCCAGAATTTGCTCATCATATGGTTGAGATGATTTTTAAAACTGCAAGAAGGTGCCCTCTTTTTTTTAATCCATTGATTGAGAAAAATTTTGTTGATGATGAGATTTTACATCAAAAAATATGGAGTTTAGAGTTTAAAAATCCTATTGGAGTTGCTGCTGGGTTTGATAAAAATGCAACAATGATTCAAGCCTGGCCTGCCCTTGGATTTGGATGGGGAGAAATTGGAGCTGTTACTCCAAAAGCACAAGAAGGCAATGAAAAACCTCGTGCTTGGAGGCATATAGAGTATGAAGCTGTCCAAAATGCATATGGATTTAATAATGATGGAGTAGAAGTTATTAAAAATAGACTTAAAAAAATATACCCTTTTATTTTGCCAATTGGTGCTAATATTGGGAAAAACAAAACTACAAAAGAAGAAAATGCAATTGATGATTATAAAATTTTAGTAAAAGAGTTAAATGATGTAGTTGATTTTTTTGTAGTTAATATCTCTTCACCAAATACACCAGGACTTAGAGATTTATTAAATGAAGAGTTTATAAAAAATTTATTTAAAGAATTAAAAAACTTAACAAAAAAACCTATTTTAATTAAATTCTCACCTGATATGGAAGATGATTTTATAAGAAATTTAGCTAATATTTCTGTTTTGGCTGGGGCTGATGGAATTATTGTAACAAATACTACAATAAATTATGATTTAGTAAATTCAAACATAAAAAAAGGTGGAATTTCAGGAAAACCACTTGCAAGTAGAAGTTTTGAAGTATTAAAAATTGTTGCAAATGAAGTTTTTGGAAAAATTCCTATCATATCAGTTGGTGGAATTGATTCTGCTGAGGAAGCATATAAAAGAATAAGATATGGTGCAAGCTTGCTTCAACTATATACAGCAATAATTTATAAAGGCCCATCAATTGTAGGTGAAATAAATAGAGGACTTATTGAACTTCTAAAAAAAGATGGATTTAATCATATAAGTGAGGCTATTGGAGTTGATATTCCCAAAAAATTACAAAGGGTTATTTTAAAATAACCCTTGCATTAATTGGCTGGACTGGTCTATTGTTAGTACCCATTACAGCGTGCATTTTTTCATATTGAGCTTGTGAAATCTCAACTGGTGTTTTAAATACTATCCATCTAACACCTTCACTACAAGGTGGAGTTGTTAATGAACCATTAAATCTATAATATGCTTTATTTTTTGGTAATAATTCCATTGGATTTAGATTACCCATAACTTTATTTTCTTCACCAACTTTTGTTGGTAAAACAGCTAACATTTTATTTAATGATTTATTTTCTTTACCTATTTTATACATAACCGCTAAAACTGTAATGTTTCCATTTTTATCTAAATGTACATAGTGTGCTTCCATTGGAAAATGTTTTCCATTTATTGTATTTTCACTTGGTGTATGAAAGTGAAGTTGTGCTAATTTAAATTTAATACCATCAATTCTAACACAGTTTTTGCCTTCTGTTTTTACTTTAATTGTATGACCATTGTTTATTACTTCATAACCTTTACCTAAATATTTAATTTTAAATGGTTTTAAGTTTGTATTAAATGTTTGAGTTGAATTTGTTTTGATATCAATTGGTGATTGATTTTTCCCAATTTTACACATTTGATATTCTTTTTTTAAATCTCCCCAATACTCAGGTCCAGTTTTTCCACTATAACTCCAAGTTGCATGATAATTATAACTACTTGCACTTAGCATTGTAATTGCTGCTACACCTAACCCTAATAAAAATTTTTTCATAAAAACTCCTTTGATTTTTTTTTGTTTTTAAAATTATATTGATAAACTATCAAGAAAAATTTACAAATATGTAAATTTTTCTTTACAAAACATTATTAAAATACAACAAAAAGGAAATATATGAGAGTTTTGATAATGTTTATATTTTTAATAAGTTTTGTTTTTGCAGATATAAAAAATGTAAAATTACCTTATGATTTAAGTAAATTAAATTTAACGAAAATTCAAAAACAAAAATTAAAAAAAGCTATAATAAATTATAGAAAAAAGTTAAATAGCTTACATACAAAAGAAGAGATAATTGAATATAAAGTACAAAAAGAGTTTTTAAAAGATTTTGAATACAGGAATTTATTAAAAGAAAAAATAGAAGTAAAAAAGAAACTTATTGAAAATGAATTTGAGTTTTTAAAACAATTACATACTATTTTAAATAAAACCCAAAGAGAAAAATTTATAAAACAATTAAAGGAGTGGGAAATTGAGTAAAATTTTATTAATAGAAGATGATTTAGAAATGCAAGAAGAAATTAGCGAATATTTAAAAAACTTTGGATTTGAAGTTGATTTTACTGATAATCCAATAGAAGCTTTAAAAATTTTTAAAAATTATGAGTTAATTATACTTGATTTAATGCTTCCAAAAATGGATGGCTTTGATGTATTAAAAGAGATTAAAAAAAGCGATATCCCTGTAATTATTTCAAGTGCAAGAGGAGATATTGGCAATAAGATAACAGGATTTGAGCTTGGTGCTGATGATTATTTAGCAAAACCATACGAACCAAGAGAGTTAGTTTTAAGGATTAATGCACTACTTAAAAGAAAAAATTCTACTATTATTAAAATTTCAGACTTTACAATCGATAAAGAAAAAAGAGAAGTAAAAATTGATAATTACCCTATTCCTTTTACTCAAATAGAATATGAAATTTTTTATTATCTAATAAAAAATAGAGGAAAAGTAATTTCAAGAGAACAAATCTTACACTCAACTTCCCTTCATCCAGACACTCAAAATAGAACAATTGATATGCATATTAGTAATATTCGTCATAAAATTGGAGATGAGCCTAAAAATCCAAAATATATTAAATCAGTATGGGGCATAGGATATAAATTCTTATGATTAAAAAAATAAATATACTTTTTGGATTATTGTTTCTTTTTATTACTATTCTTTTTTATTGGAGCTATACTAACATAAATACTAAAAATCAAGAAATTATTATAAACAAATACATTATTGCAATTAAAGAGTTAATGCCCTTTATTGTAACTAATAACAATGCAAAATTAAAACAAAAAATTAATGAATTAAATTTACAAAAGATTAGTAATATTGATGGAAAAAAGATTTTCAGTAAAGATATAACATTTGGAAAAATCGATATTTTACAAAATAAAAACAAATATTATCTGAAAATAAAATATCTAAATTCTGAGTACATATTTTTTGATAGCTCCCAAATTATTTTATTAAAAGAAAATAATTTTATAATGCTTTCATATCTTTTAATTCTATTTTTACTATCGATTGCCTATTTTATAATTAAAAGTATTTTTAAACCATTAAATCTTTTAAATAAAAAAATCGATAAGCTCTCAAAAGGTGACTTAAATATAAATAAAATTGAACTAAAAGCTGACAAAGAAATTCAAAACTTAATTGATAGCTTTAATCATATGGCAAGTCAGATTAATAATTTTATTATTGAAAGAGAAAATTTTATTAAATACATAGGACACGAACTTAAAACTCCACTTGCAAAGTTAAAATTTGCAATTGAAAATAAAGATTTAGAAAAAATAAAAAAACACACTAATAATTTAGATATTTTAATTAATGAATTAATTTTAATTAATTTGATCACAAAAGAAAATATGAAACTACAAAATTTTAATGCTTCTACTTTAATTTTAAATGCGCTATCTAATATAGATGTTGAAGAAGAAAATATTGAAATAGAATTAAATGATTTTAGTATAAATGCAGATAAACAATATTTAACAATTGCAATTAAAAATATAATCGAAAATGCTATAAAATATACTACAAAATATCCAATAAAAATTGTAGCAAAAAATAATTTTATTGAAGTTGTTAATTATGGCGATAAAAAATTAGAGTTTAAAGAAATAAAAAAACTTTTTGTTAAAAATAGTAAAGGCTTAGGTATTGGACTTAATTTAGTCGAAAAAATAGTAAAATTACATAATTTTAGTTTTGAATATGAGTTTGAGAATAATCATCATATATTTAGAATAATTTTAAAGGATAAAAATGCTTCATAAATTTTATACTCATAAATTGAAAAATGATTTAGAAGTTATAGCAATTCCTATGAATAAAGGAAGTAATGTAATTACAAGTAATATTTATTACAAAGTTGGAAGTAGAAATGAAGTAATGGGTAAAACAGGAATTGCTCATATGCTTGAACATATGAACTTTAAATCTACAAAAAACTTAAAAGAAGGTGAATTTGATAAGGTTGTAAAATCTCTTGGTGGAGTTGATAACGCATCAACTGGATTTGATTATACACACTACTTTATAAAAACTTCAAGGAGATATCTTAATAAAACTTTTGAACTTTTTAGTGAAGTTATGGCAAATTTAAAACTTAGTGATGAAGAATTTCAAAGAGAGAGAAAAGTAGTATATGAAGAGAGACTTTGGAGGACTGATAATAATCCTATTGGATACCTTTATTTTAGACTATTTAATAATGCTTACATTTACCATCCATACCATTGGACACCTATTGGCTTTAAAGATGATATTTTAAATTGGAGTATTGAAGATGTAAGAGAGTTTCACAAAACATACTACCAACCAAAAAATGCATTTTTACTTGTTGCAGGTGATATTGAAGTTGATGAGGTTTTTAAAAGTGCTGAGAAATATTTTTCTCATATAAAAAACCGTGCTGAAATCCCAAAAGTCCATCAAAAAGAACCTCCCCTTGATGGAGATAAAAAAATAGAAATAAAAAGAGAAACTCAGGTTGATATTGTTGCAATAGCTTATCATATCCCAGAATTTAACCACGAAGACCAATTTGCCCTTAGTGCTTACTCTGAAATATTGAGTGGTGGAAAAAGTGGAGTTTTAAGAGATAAATTAATTAATAAAAAAAGAGTTGTTAGTGAAGTATATGCTTATAATATGGAATTGATTGATAAAGGTGTATT
This Caminibacter mediatlanticus TB-2 DNA region includes the following protein-coding sequences:
- a CDS encoding M16 family metallopeptidase is translated as MLHKFYTHKLKNDLEVIAIPMNKGSNVITSNIYYKVGSRNEVMGKTGIAHMLEHMNFKSTKNLKEGEFDKVVKSLGGVDNASTGFDYTHYFIKTSRRYLNKTFELFSEVMANLKLSDEEFQRERKVVYEERLWRTDNNPIGYLYFRLFNNAYIYHPYHWTPIGFKDDILNWSIEDVREFHKTYYQPKNAFLLVAGDIEVDEVFKSAEKYFSHIKNRAEIPKVHQKEPPLDGDKKIEIKRETQVDIVAIAYHIPEFNHEDQFALSAYSEILSGGKSGVLRDKLINKKRVVSEVYAYNMELIDKGVFLSLAVVNPGVNPDKVVKEIKSILRNTKITKKDLQKVKNQTKMDFLTSLESSSGVSNIYGDYFAKEDITPLLQYEEKINSLTPQKVEEIKKYFDKSVEVKLISL
- a CDS encoding DUF996 domain-containing protein, with the protein product MSNKILGIVGSALIMLSILPTVSVFFLLIGFVLISIAIKDTNAFSDFIIGVVLNIIASFLFYFKLLAFIVSSLLAIFSQNPFIPLTFSMLIYLFIFYVLNIISAVYFKKSFDKLSVIYKNNFFKYAGYFIVIGAILVIFGIGMIISEIGWLLVLLGFFTIIVENNEIYDSEIIDTEVVEEKKRLIKNN
- the murJ gene encoding murein biosynthesis integral membrane protein MurJ, coding for MLKSIIVNFIGIFNSRVLGFIRDLLSASYLGATIYSDIFFVAFKFPNLFRRIFAEGAFSQSFIPSFAKSQYKPKFAYKVFITFLLILIFMSIIVNVFSYQITSILAYGFSEEAKKLAAPLVGLNFWYLDLIFIVTFFASLLQYKNHFATTAFSTALLNISMIVALIISKDLPKEKIIWYLSYGVLIGGILQVIAHLIAAKYKGILKLLYIGFLSKKKVDLSTFKKHFLPSVFGNSTAHISAFIDTWLASFLTAGSISYLYYANRLFQLPFALFAIATSIVLFPKITKAISKENFDEAKILMKKSFWYLLYALSLALIVTIIANKEIVSILFERGEFTSKDTQITAVVLIMYMIGIIPFGLNKLFSSYLYATHKHLKAAKFSAISLIVNIIFSIILIFPLKVYGLALASSIGGIVLFFLTLKEYGYKEFLEFFEKKYIFLMLIVIILSIIFGIGFKEIILLIKG
- the pyrD gene encoding dihydroorotate dehydrogenase (quinone) — translated: MNIFDKIKPLIYKTDPEFAHHMVEMIFKTARRCPLFFNPLIEKNFVDDEILHQKIWSLEFKNPIGVAAGFDKNATMIQAWPALGFGWGEIGAVTPKAQEGNEKPRAWRHIEYEAVQNAYGFNNDGVEVIKNRLKKIYPFILPIGANIGKNKTTKEENAIDDYKILVKELNDVVDFFVVNISSPNTPGLRDLLNEEFIKNLFKELKNLTKKPILIKFSPDMEDDFIRNLANISVLAGADGIIVTNTTINYDLVNSNIKKGGISGKPLASRSFEVLKIVANEVFGKIPIISVGGIDSAEEAYKRIRYGASLLQLYTAIIYKGPSIVGEINRGLIELLKKDGFNHISEAIGVDIPKKLQRVILK
- a CDS encoding HAMP domain-containing protein; the encoded protein is MIKKINILFGLLFLFITILFYWSYTNINTKNQEIIINKYIIAIKELMPFIVTNNNAKLKQKINELNLQKISNIDGKKIFSKDITFGKIDILQNKNKYYLKIKYLNSEYIFFDSSQIILLKENNFIMLSYLLILFLLSIAYFIIKSIFKPLNLLNKKIDKLSKGDLNINKIELKADKEIQNLIDSFNHMASQINNFIIERENFIKYIGHELKTPLAKLKFAIENKDLEKIKKHTNNLDILINELILINLITKENMKLQNFNASTLILNALSNIDVEEENIEIELNDFSINADKQYLTIAIKNIIENAIKYTTKYPIKIVAKNNFIEVVNYGDKKLEFKEIKKLFVKNSKGLGIGLNLVEKIVKLHNFSFEYEFENNHHIFRIILKDKNAS
- a CDS encoding carbonic anhydrase, producing MKKFLLGLGVAAITMLSASSYNYHATWSYSGKTGPEYWGDLKKEYQMCKIGKNQSPIDIKTNSTQTFNTNLKPFKIKYLGKGYEVINNGHTIKVKTEGKNCVRIDGIKFKLAQLHFHTPSENTINGKHFPMEAHYVHLDKNGNITVLAVMYKIGKENKSLNKMLAVLPTKVGEENKVMGNLNPMELLPKNKAYYRFNGSLTTPPCSEGVRWIVFKTPVEISQAQYEKMHAVMGTNNRPVQPINARVILK
- a CDS encoding response regulator transcription factor, whose protein sequence is MSKILLIEDDLEMQEEISEYLKNFGFEVDFTDNPIEALKIFKNYELIILDLMLPKMDGFDVLKEIKKSDIPVIISSARGDIGNKITGFELGADDYLAKPYEPRELVLRINALLKRKNSTIIKISDFTIDKEKREVKIDNYPIPFTQIEYEIFYYLIKNRGKVISREQILHSTSLHPDTQNRTIDMHISNIRHKIGDEPKNPKYIKSVWGIGYKFL
- the cysS gene encoding cysteine--tRNA ligase; protein product: MKIYDSHLKEKVEFIPIKEKEVRIYVCGPTVYDDAHLGHARSSISFDLLRRTLECLGYQVTFVKNFTDIDDKIIKKMNETKKSLKEITEYYIKRYLEDMDALNVKRADIEPKATQSLEAMFEIIQILLDKGYAYKLPNGDIYFDVSKDEEYCKLSNKCQDDEVVHRVEIEGKKNPADFALWKACKGESDVCFDSPFGKGRPGWHIECSAMIKKHIAYDGEYEIDIHGGGADLFFPHHENEEAQSHCAYGGHLAKYWMHNGFVQINGEKMSKSLGNSFFIKDALKHYSGEVLRFYLMSTHYRAPLNFSEEDLIASKKRLDKLYRLKKRIYGVSKKQQDKSFEENLLNAMSDDLNISKALAVVDEFIKDANENLDKNPKDKILKQKIVSNIEFINKLLGVGGSDAYEYFQTGIDEETKKKIEELIAKRSEAKKEKNFELADKIRDELKKMGISIQDTPNGTKWERV